The genome window AGCTGAACGACCACCTTTAACTGAATGACAGCTGAACGACCACCTTTAACTGAATGACAGCTGAACGACCATCTTTAACTGAATGACAGCTGAACGACCATCTTTAACTGAATGACAGCTGAACCACCACCTTTAACTGAATGACAGCTGAACCACCACCTTTAACTGAATGACAGCTGAACGACCACCTTTAACTGAATGACAGCTGAACGACCACCTTTAACTGAATGACAGCTGAACGACCACCTTTAACTGAATGACAGCTGAACGACCATCTTTAACTGAATGACAGCTGAACCACCACCTTTAACTGAACGACAGCTGAACGACAAACCTTTAACTGAACGACAGCTGAACGACCACCTTTAACTGAATGACAGCTGAACGACCACCTTTAACTGAACGACAGCTGAACGACCACCTTTAACTGAATGACAGCTGAACGACCACCTTTAACTGAATGACAGCCGAACGACAAACCTTTAACTGAATGACAGCTGAACGACCACCTTTAACTGAATGACAGCTGAACGACAAACCTTTAACTGAATGACAGCTGAACGACCATCTTTAACTGTGTTTTTACCTTAAATGTATTTGAATCAATAAGCTATTTGAATACACCTAAATCAAGCCAATTGAATACACCTAAATCAAGCCCATTGAATACACCTAAATCAAGCCCATTGAATACACCTAAATCAAGCCCATTGAATACACCTAAATCAAGTCCATTGAATACACCTAAATCAAGTCCATTGAATACACCTAAATCAAGCCAATTGAATACACCTAAATCAAGCCCATTGAATACACCTAAATCAAGTCCATTGAATACACCTAAATCAAGCCAATTGAATACACCTAAATCAAGCCCATTGAGTACACCTAAATCAAGCCCATTGAATACACCTAAATCAAGCCCATTGAATACACCTAAATCAAGCCCATTGAATACACCTAAATCAAGCCCATTGAATACACCTAAATCAAGTCCATTGAATACACCTAAATCAAGTCCATTGAATACACCTAAATCAAGTCCATTGAATACACCTAAATCAAGTCCATTGAATACACCTAAATCAAGCCCATTGAATACACCTAAATCAAGCCCATTGAATACACCTAAATCAAGCCCATTGAATACACCTAAATCAAGTCCATTGAATACACCTAAATCAAAAGTACAGTTTTTATCCCTTAGTGTCATTGAAGAAGAGGATGTTGAAGAAGAGGATGTTGAGATCCACCGTACTGGACCTGAGATGTATTATTCCACAGGGCATAACAAAATAACACGAGGCTCAGATGTATTATTCCACAGGGCATAACAAAATAACACGAGGCTAGATGTATTATTCCACAGGGCATAACAAAATAACACGAGGCTAGATGATCAGATGATTCTGTTAGGGCTTCTATCTAGTTCTATCTAGTTCTATCTAGGCAACACTGACTCACTGCTTACAtcaccctcccccccccccacccccccccccccccccccccggcagaGCCAAGGACACATTCAAATCAAAGCTCCTGATGCGAATGCACAGTGGGGCTTCACTTTAAAGCTAATAACTGACGCTCCGCTTGGAGCGCTGGCTGAGCGAGGAGCGAGCACTCCAACATCCTAACAGTAATGATGTCGGTTGACCCATATTGTAATGTTAGGTGAATGAGATCGGCGTACGACAGCTTCATTTAAAATGGAgtgaagacacacagacacacacacacacacacacacacacacacacacacacacacacacacacacacacacacacacacacacacacacacacacacacacacacacacacacacacacacacacagagacacacacacacacacacacacacacacacacacacacacacacacacacacacacacagacacagacacacacacacacacagacacatacacacacacacacagacacacacacacacacacacacacacacacacacacacacacacacacacacacacacacagacacacacacacacagacacatacacacacacacacacagacacacagacacacagacacacagacacacacacacacacacacacacacacacacacacacagacacacagacacacacacacacacacacagacacacacacacacacacagacacacacacacagacacacacacacacacacacacacacacacacacacacacacacacacacacacacacacacacacacacagagacacacacacagacacacacacacagacacacacacagacacacacacacagaaacacacacagacacacacacagagacacacacacagacacacacacagagacacacacacagagacacacacacagacacacacagacacacacacacacacacacacacacacacacacacacacacacagacacacacatacacacacacacacacacacacacacacacacagacacacacacacacagacacacacacacagacacgataGAGACACTGCCTTTTCCCTTttctccagcacacacacacacacacacacagacacacacagacacacacacacacacacacagacacacacacacacacacacacacacacacacacacacacagacacacacagacacacacagacacacacacacacacacacacacacagacacacacacacacacgcacacacacacaccgccttttCCTTTTCCCTttcctccaacacacacacacacacacacacacacacacacacaccgccttttccttttccttttcctccaacacacacacacacacacacacacacacacacacacacacacacacacacacacacacacacacacacacacacacacacacacacacacacacacacacacacttctccctgCCCTCACTCTCACTCCGCCACTTCCTGGTAAATAATTCAGACCATCAATCTGAGTATTAGGACATTCAGACATTCAGAAATGCCACAGCAGGCCCCTGgagtctctgacacacacacacacgcactcacgcacacgcacacacacacagacacacacacacactcacgcacacactcacgcacacactcacacagacacacgcacacactcacacagacacacacagacacacactcacacagacacacgcacacactcacacagacgcacacacacacgcactcacacagacactcactcactcagacactcactcactcagacactcactcactcactcactcactcactcactcactcactcactcactcactcactcactcactcactcactcactcactcactcactcacacaccacacacacacacacacacacacacacacacacacacacacacacacacacacacacacacacacacacacacacacacacacacacacacacacacacacacacacacacacacacacacacacacacacacacacactcactccttcactcactcactcactcactcactcactccttcactcactcactccttcactcactcactccttcactcactcactcactcacacattcacacacacacacagactcacagactcacagacaccCAGACGCACAGACTCACaggctcacagacacacagactcacaggcgcacagactcacagactcacagacacacaggcgcagactcacagacacatagacacacagactcacagacacacagacacacagactcacagacacagactcacagacacacagacacacagacacacagactcacagacacacagactcacagactcacagactcacagacacacagactcaatgacacacagactcacagacacacagactcacagacacacagacgcacagacacacaggcacacagacactcactcactcagacactcactcactcactcactcactcactcacacacacacacacacacacacacgcacacgcacacgcacacgcacacgcacacgcacacgcacactcactcactcactcactcactccttcactcactcactcactcactcactcactcactccttcactcactcactccttcactcactcactcactcactcacacattcactcacacacacacacagactcacagacaccCAGGCACACAGACTCACAGGcgcacagactcacagacacacagacacacagactcacagacacacagactcacagacgcacagactcacagacgcacagacacacagactcacagactcacagacgcacagacacacagacacacagacgcacagactcacagacgcacagactcacagactcacagacacacaggcacagactcacagacacacagacacacagacacacagactcacagacacacagactcacagactcacagactcacagacacacagactcacagactcacagacacacagactcacagacacacagactcacagacacacagactcacagatgcacaggcacacagacacacaggcacacagacacacagactcacagacgcacagactcacagacacacagacacacagactcacagacacacagacacacagacgcacagactcacagacgcacagacacacagactcacagactcacagacgcacagacacacagacacagacgcacagactcacagacgcacagactcacagactcacagacacacaggcgcagactcacagacacacagacacacagactcacagacacacagacgcacagactcacagacacacagacacacagacacacagactcacagacgcacagacacacagacgcacagactcacagacgcacagactcacagactcacagacacacaggcacagactcacagacacacagacacacagacacacagactcacagacacacagactcacagactcacagactcacagactcacagacgcacagacacacagactcacagactcacagacacacaggcgcagactcacagacacacagacacacagactcacagacacacagacgcacagactcacagacacatagacacacagacacacagactcacagacgcacagacgcacagactcacagactcacagactcacagacacacaggcacagactcacagacacacagacacacagactcacagactcacagactcacagacacacagactcacagacacacagactcacagacacacagactcacagatgcacaggcacacagacacacaggcacacagacacacagactcacagacgcacagactcacagacacacagacacacagactcacagacacacagactcacagactcacagactcacagacacacaggcgcagactcacagacacacagacacacagactcacagacacacagacgcacagactcacagacacatagacacacagacacacagactcacagacgcacagactcacagactcacagactcacagacacacaggcacagactcacagacacacagactcacagacgcacagactcacagacgcacagacgcacagacgcacagacacacagacgcgCAGACACACAGGCgcagactcacagacacacagactcacagacgcacagactcacagacgcacagactcacagacgcacagacacacagactcacagacgcacagacacacagacgcacagactcacagacgcacagactcacagacgcacagacacacagaatcacagacacacagactcacagacacacagacacacagactcaaagacacacagacacacagacacacagactcacagactccCAGactcccagacacacagacacacagactcacagactcacagacagacagacacccagacgcacagacacacagacacacacacagacacacagactcacagacacacagactcccagacacccagacaccagacacacagactcCCAGACACCCAGACACCAGACTCCCAGACTCCCAGACACACAGACTCCCAGACTCACAGACTCCCAGactcccagacacacagacaccagaCTCCCAGACTCCCAGACTCCCAGactcccagacacacagacacacagactcccAGACTCCCAGACTCACAGACTCCCAGACTCACAGACTCCCAGACTCACAGACTCCCAGactcccagacacacagacaccagaCTCCCAGACTCCCAGACTCCCAGACTCACAGactcccagacacacagacacacagactcccAGACTCCCAgactcacagactcacagactcccagactcacagactcacagactcacagactcCCAGACTCCCAGactcccagacacacagacacacagactcccagactcacagacacacagactcccAGACTCACAGACTCCCAGACTCCCAGACTCCCAGACtcccagacacacagactcacagactccCAGACTCACAGACTCCCAGACTCCCAGACACACAGACTCCCAGACTCCCAGACACACAGACTCCCAGactcccagacacacagacacacagacacacagacacacagactcccagactcccagacacacagactcccagactcccagacacacagacacacagacacacagactcccagactcccagacacacagacaccagaCTCCCAGACTCCCAGACTCCCAGACTCACAGactcccagacacacagacacacagactcccAGACTCCCAgactcacagactcacagactcCCAGACTCACAGACTCccagactcacagacacacagacacacagacacacagacacacagactcccagactcccagacacacagacacacagactcccagactcccagacacacagacacacagacacacagactcccagacacacagacacacagacacacagacacacagacacacagacacacagactcccAGACTCCCAGACtcccagacacacagactcacagacacacagactcacagactccAGACTCCCAGACTCCCAGACTCccagactcacagacacacagactcccAGACTCCCAgactcacagactcacagactcccagactcacagactcacagacacacagacacacagacacacagacacacagacgcacagacgcacagacgcacagacgcacagacgcacagacgcacagactcacagacacacagacacacagactcacagacacacagactcacagacacacagacacacagacacacagactcacagactcacagacgcacagacgcacagacgcacagacgcacagacgcacagacgcacagactcacagacacacagacacacagactcaaagacacacagacacacagacacacagacacacagactcacagactcccagactcacagacacacagacacacagacacacagacacacagacacacagacacacagactcccAGACTCACAGAcgcacagactcacagacacacagacacacagactcacagacacacagacacacagacacacagactcacagacacacagactcacagacacacagacacacagacacacagacacacagacacacagacacacagacacacagactcacagacacacagacacacagacacacagacacacagacacacagactcagtAGTTAAATGTTAATCAGACCATGAACAGTCTTTCCACTTCATGCTCTCTACAATTCAAGTATTGCAGATTGATGTGAGTTGTGACGACAAATAACTTGTTTTAAACTGAAACAAACCGGTCTTATCTGTACACCTGTATGCAGTAATACTCCCTGTACTAAAGTTTATATGTTAAAAGAAAAAAAGTCCTTTACAACGAGATAAAGATACTGTACCACAAGGGCAATGTGAAGACGTGTGCAGCGGTGCTCACAAACTGGGGAGGCATTACAATGTGACACATCTTTTAATTTACCATTCAGATTCAGGGTACCATCATACGCTGCCaaaaaagcccccccccccccccccccaaaaaaaaaaaacaatcgtGAGGGGCAGGACAGGCTTTCTACTGCTCTCTACTCAGACTCCTTAATTCCTTCAATTAAATATACATGTGGAATTTAAAGTTCCATCCTTTGGGATCACTTTCTCTCCTATCTGTTACATTTCGGGTTTGCTGTTTGAATTTAGAAATCTGCAGAAGTAAAATGAAACGTTCAATGGATTTACTGTTGAGTTGCAGAGGACAAGTGAAGATGACAAATTGAAAGGATTAAATCCGGTCTGGGAAGGCGACAGTGAAAAGGACTTTCAGGAGGCCACTACGTTATCTCAACAACTCCATCAAGATTCCAGCAGTAAGCATACTTCATATCTGAGtccagaaacagagagagagagaggagagagagagagagggcgagagagagggcgagagagagggcgagagagagggcgagagagagggcgagagagagagagagagagagagagcgagagagagggcgagagagagagagggcgagagagagggcgagagagagagagacagagagagagggcgagagagagggcgagagagagagagacagagagagacagagagagggcgagagagagagagacatagagacagaaggagagagagagagagagagagagagagagagagagagagagagagagagagagagagagagagagagagagagagagagagagagagagagagagagagagagagagagagagagagagagagagagagagagagagagaaagagagagagagagagactcagtagCTAATTGAAATGAGTCTGTCCCAGATGCAGGTGAATAAACTGCAAGAAGAGCAGAGGATTTCAATGATCCTCCTGAGGAGACGTGGAGGGGGGGGGAGGCACAGCGTGAGGCAGGAGGTAATGATCCTCCTGAGGAGACGTGGAGGGGGGAGGCACAGCGTGAGGTAGGAGGTAATGATCCTCCTGAGGAGACGTGGAGGGGGGAGGCACTGCGTGAGGCAGGAGGTAATGATCCTCCTGAGGAGACGTGGAGGGGGGAGGCACAGCGTGAGGCAGGAGGTAATGATCCTCCTGAGGAGACGTGGAGGGGGGAGGCACAGCGTGAGGTAGGAGGTAATGATCCTCCTGAGGAGACGTGGAGGGGGGAGGCACTGCGTGAGGCAGGAGGTAATGATCCTCCTGAGGAGACGTGGAGGGGGGAGGCACAGCGTGAGGCAGGAGGTAATGATCCTCCTGAGGAGACGTGGAGAGGGGAGGCACAGCGTGAGGCAGGAGGTAATGATCCTCCTGAGGAGACGTGGAGGGGGGGGAGGCACAGCGTGAGGCAGGAGGTAATGATCCTCCTGAGGAGACGTGGAGGGGGGAGGCACAGCGTGAGGCAGGAGGTAATGATCCTCCTGAGGAGACGTGGAGGGGGGGGAGGCACAGCGTGAGGCAGGAGGTAATGATCCTCCTGAGGAGACGTGGAGGGGGGAGGCACAGCGTGAGGTAGGAGGTAATGATCCTCCTGAGGAGACGTGGAGAGGGGAGGCACAGCGTGAGGCAGGAGGTAATGATCCTCCTGAGGAgacgtggagggggggggggaggcacaGCGTGAGGCAGGAGGTAATGATCCTCCTGAGGAGACGTGGAGGGGGGAGGCACAGCGTGAGGCAGGAGGTAATGATCCTCCTGAGGAGACGTGGAGGGGGGGGAGGCACAGCGTGAGGCAGGAGGTAATGATCCTCCTGAGGAGACGTGGAGGGGGGGAGGCACTGCGTGAGGCAGGAGGTAATGATCCTCCTGAGGAGACGTGGAGGGGGGAGGCACAGCGTGAGGCAGGAGGTAATGATCCTCCTGAGGAGACGTGGAGGGGGGAGGCACAGCGTGAGGCAGGAGGTAATGATCCTCCTGAGGAGACGTGGAGGGGGGAGGCACAGCGTGAGGCAGGAGGTAATGATCCTCCTGAGGAGACGTGGAGGGGGGAGGCACAGCGTGAGGCAGGAGGTAATGATCCTCCTGAGGAGACGTGGAGGGGGGGGGAGGCACAGCATGAGGCAGGAGGTAATGATCCTCCTGAGGAgacgtggagggggggggggggcacagcatGAGGCAGGAGGTAATGGTCCTCCTGAGGAGACGTGGAGGGGGGGGGAGGCACAGCGTGAGGCAGGAGGTAATGATCCTCCTGAGGAgacgtggagggggggggggcacagcgtGAGGCAGGAGGTAATGATCCTCCTGAGGAGACGTGGAGGGGGGAGGCACAGCGTGAGGCAGGAGGTAATGATCCTCCTGAGGAGACGTGGAGGGGGGGGGAGGCACAGCATGAGGCAGGAGGTAATGATCCTCCTGAGGAGACGTGGAGGGGGGAAGCACAGCATGAGGCAGGAGGTAATGATCCTCCTGAGGAGACGTGGAGGGGGGAGGCACAGCGTGAGGCAGGAGGTAATGATCCTCCTGAGGAGACGTGGAGGGGGGAAGCACAGCGTGAGGCAGGAGGTAATGATCCTCCTGAGGAGACGTGGAGGGGGGAGGCACAGCGTGAGGCAGGAGGTATTAGAGGAGACCGGGGGAAAAACAGGCAGTTAAAAGTGTCTATGGAGTGAACACCGTACGCACTGGCCACAACAGGCAGGTCGAGAGCTTctagttcctctgtgtccacatcactacagacctatcatggtccaaacacaccaacacagacgggaagagggaacgacaacgcctcttcccactcaagagactgaaaagatttgtcatgggtcctcagatccttcaaatattctacagcttcaccattgaaagcatcctgacgggttgcatcaccgcctggtacggcaaccgcTTGGCATGTGACCTCAAGGCGCTACAGATGGTAGTGAGTACAGCGCCGTACATCTCTAGGcccgagcttcctgccatccaggacctctataacaggctatgtcagaggaaggccctaaaaagtgtCAGACTTCAGCCAGCCtcgtcagactgttctctctgtgacagcacagcaagtggtaccggagcaccaagtctgggaccaaaatgCTCCTTAAAACTtaattgggatagggggcagcattgggaagCTTGAATGAAAAGCGTGCctagagtaaactgcctgttactcaggcccaggagctagaatatgcatataataaatttggatagaaaacactctaaagtttccaaaatggttaaaataatgtctgtgagtataacagaactcatatggcaggcgaaaacctgagaaaaatccaaccaggaagtgggaattctaaAGTTTGTCGTTTTTTAAGTGAATGCCTATCCAGTATCTgtggggtcagattgcacttcctacggcttccactagatgtcaacattcTTTAGAATGCTGTGTCAGGCTTCTGTTATGaaaggggagagaataagagcactCAGCGTAAGTGGCTCAGCTGAAAGCCGTGAGTTGTTTTATCGCACGTGACCGTGAGCGCACCGTTCGTTCTCTTTCCTTTCTAATGAAAAcggtattgtccggttgaaatattattgaatatttatgataaaaaGATCCTAacgattgattataaacattgtttgacatgtttctacgaactttaatgGAACTTTtctgacttttcgtctggatgtTGTGAGTGAGCTTTGTACCTTTCGATTActgaactaaacgcgcgaacaaaacggaggtatttggacataaagagggactttattaaacaaaacaaacatttcttatgtaacatggagtcctgggagtgtcaccagatgaatatcatcaaaggtaagtgattcatttaatCACTTTTGTGACTTTTGTGAGTCCTTTCCTTGGATGCAAAATGTCTGCATGGTTTTTGTGGCTAGGCGCtgtcctaacataatcgcatggtatgctttcgccgtaaagcctttttgaaatcggacactgtggtttgattaacaagaagtttatctttaaaatggtgtataatacttgtatgtttgaggaatattgattatgagatttctgttgtttgaatttggcgccctgcaactAGCGTCCCACTAAAACCAGAGAGGttttaacagcttttacccccaagccataagactgctgaacaactcatCTAAAGaatacccagactatttacattgaccccccccccccctatttacaatgacctccccctccccctatttacaatgacctcccccctccccctatttacattgacccccccctccccctatttacattgacctccccctccccctatttACATTGACCTGCCCCCTCCCCCTATTTACAAtgacctccccctccccctatttACAATGACCTGCCCCCTCCCcctatttacattgacctcccCCTATTTACAATGACCTCCCCCTCCCATATTTACAATGACCTCACCCCTCCCCCTATTTACATTGACCTGCCCCTCcccctatttacattgacccccccctccccctatttacaatgacctcccccctccccctatttacaatgacccccccctatttacattgacctccccctatttacattgacctcccccctccccctatttacaatgacctcccccctccccctattTACATTGACCTGCCCCCTCCCCCTATTTACAATGACCCCCCCTATTTACAATGACCTCCCCCTATTTACAATGACCCCCcctatttacattgacctcccCCTATTTACAATGACCTCACCCCTCCCCCTATTTACATTGACCTGCCCCTCcccctatttacattgaccccccctccccctatttacaatgacctcccccctccccctatttacaatgacccccccctatttacattgaccccccctccccctatttacaatgacctcccccctccccctattTACATTGACCTGCCCCCTCCCCCTATTTACAATGACCCCCCTATTTACAATGACCTCCCCCTATTTACAATGACCCCCCCTATTTACAAtgacctcccccctccccctatttacattgacccccccctccccctatttacattgacctccccctccccctatttACATTGACTTCCCCCCTCCCCCTATTTACAAtgacctcccccctccccctatttacattgacctccccctccccctatttacactgactagactctacccacacactgactggactctaccaacacactgactggactctacccacacactgactggactctacccacacactgactggactctaccaacacactgactagactctacccacacac of Salvelinus fontinalis isolate EN_2023a chromosome 12, ASM2944872v1, whole genome shotgun sequence contains these proteins:
- the LOC129866583 gene encoding uncharacterized protein LOC129866583 codes for the protein MAGSSGLEMYGAVLTTICSALRSHAKRLPYQAEDHYLLPHAVLPPSTSPQEDHYLLPHAVPPPSTSPQEDHYLLPHAVLPPSTSPQEDHYLLPHAVPPPPSTSPQEDHYLLPHAVPPPSTSPQEDHYLLPHAVPPPPPRLLRRIITSCLTLCLPPPPRLLRRTITSCLMLCPPPPSTSPQEDHYLLPHAVPPPPSTSPQEDHYLLPHAVPPPSTSPQEDHYLLPHAVPPPSTSPQEDHYLLPHAVPPPSTSPQEDHYLLPHAVPPPSTSPQEDHYLLPHAVPPPLHVSSGGSLPPASRCASPPSTSPQEDHYLLPHAVPPPSTSPQEDHYLLPHAVPPPPPPRLLRRIITSCLTLCLPSPRLLRRIITSYLTLCLPPPRLLRRIITSCLTLCLPPLHVSSGGSLPPASRCASPLHVSSGGSLPPASRCASPPSTSPQEDHYLLPHAVPPLSTSPQEDHYLLPHAVPPPSTSPQEDHYLLPHAVPPPSTSPQEDHYLLPHAVPPPSTSPQEDHYLLPHAVPPPSTSPQEDHYLLPHAVPPPSTSPQEDHYLLPHAVPPPSTSPQEDHYLLPHAVPPPPSTSPQEDH